CGTCGCCGCGTGGGCCAAGGCGGATGCCAAGGCCATCGCCGGGCTTCATACGGCCGATGCCGTGATCGTTGGTGGCGACGGTGCGGTCTCCTCGGGTCGCGCGGCGATCGAGAAGGCCGTGGCCGCGAACTTTGCCGGCATGTTCAAGGGCACGACGCTCAAGGTGATGCCGGCCGGTACCCGTCAGCTGGCGCCGAACGTGGCCGGCGCGCATGGCACGTGGGAAGTCTCTGCGGGCGGGAAGGTGGTGGCGAGCGGACACTTCGTCTCGACCGATGTGAAGACCGCGGAAGGATGGAAGACGGCGCACTTTGCGTCGTTCACGCCCCAGGCGCCGCCGGCCCCGCCCGCGCCGGCAAAGAAGAAGTAAGCCCCACGCTCCGGTGCCCTCCGAGTCCGCACGATTCGGAGGGCGCCGCCGGGCCAGGTGTTGTTTCGTGGATTCGGATGGCACGCCACATTTCCACCGGAGCCCCGATGCCCACGACCCCTGCCCCTGATCTTGTCGCTCGCATGGAGCGACTGGCCGCGCACATTGCGGCCCATGCCGGCGAGCCGCTGTCGCTGGCGCAGCTCGCGCGCGAGGCGGCGATGAGCCCGCATCACCTGCAGCGCACGTTCACCGCCGTGATGGGGGTGAGCCCCAAGGCGTATCACGCGGCCAAGCGGCTCGAGCGCTTCAAGGCGCGCCTGCGCGATGGCGATGCCGTGCTCGATGCCACCTTCGACGCCGGCTATGGCTCCACGAGCCGCGTCTACGAACAGGTGACGGGCGGACTGGGGATGACCCCGAGTACGTATCGGGCCGGCGGCGCCGGAGAGACGAT
This DNA window, taken from Gemmatimonadaceae bacterium, encodes the following:
- a CDS encoding SgcJ/EcaC family oxidoreductase, whose product is MMRVRTAVLAASLLLVPSLASAQKLSAADEAAVNKIATDYVAAWAKADAKAIAGLHTADAVIVGGDGAVSSGRAAIEKAVAANFAGMFKGTTLKVMPAGTRQLAPNVAGAHGTWEVSAGGKVVASGHFVSTDVKTAEGWKTAHFASFTPQAPPAPPAPAKKK